A part of Bacteroidota bacterium genomic DNA contains:
- a CDS encoding AI-2E family transporter, which translates to MNIKKYILPITIIAIVALASWLFLKVLIYLVISLVLFLIGYPLTSTLEKIKIKGKPMNDGLASLITLMAIFSVFGLFFFLIVPPLIQQIEFMSELNFYDVVNQIIQQFPSLQALTAKLGDRSALNSAINEQLNQAFNFDTISLVINNIFDYTSAILGGLFCVLFITFFLLKDQNTVSRTFLLLTPQRYEDEMKDILRTSKRMLSKYFSGLIIDVLIVGTLAGVLMWILGIKNALIIGFIAGLFNVIPYIGPFITLLLALFLGVSGCIEAGQYDLIQSTITKIIIALLSINIIDAVFLQPYIFSNTVKAHPLEIFLVILMAGTLAGIGGMVVAIPVYTLIRIVAKEFLTQFRFFRKITEKID; encoded by the coding sequence ATGAATATAAAAAAATATATATTGCCAATAACTATTATTGCCATCGTGGCATTAGCGTCCTGGTTATTTTTAAAAGTGCTCATTTATCTGGTTATTTCTTTGGTGTTATTTTTAATTGGTTATCCTTTAACGAGCACCCTCGAGAAGATAAAGATTAAAGGAAAACCAATGAATGATGGTTTGGCTTCATTAATTACTCTCATGGCCATTTTTTCAGTTTTTGGATTGTTTTTCTTTTTAATTGTTCCTCCGCTAATTCAGCAAATAGAGTTTATGTCGGAGTTAAATTTTTATGATGTCGTAAATCAAATCATTCAACAGTTTCCAAGTTTACAAGCACTCACAGCTAAATTAGGCGACAGAAGCGCTTTGAATTCTGCGATTAACGAGCAATTGAATCAAGCATTTAATTTTGATACAATATCGCTGGTCATAAATAATATTTTTGATTACACATCAGCCATTCTAGGCGGATTGTTTTGTGTTTTATTCATTACTTTTTTTCTTTTAAAAGATCAAAACACGGTAAGTCGTACTTTTTTATTGTTAACACCTCAGCGCTACGAAGATGAAATGAAAGATATATTGCGAACGTCGAAGCGTATGCTCAGTAAATATTTTTCGGGACTCATCATCGATGTTTTAATTGTGGGAACATTAGCGGGTGTGTTAATGTGGATATTGGGAATTAAAAACGCGCTGATTATCGGGTTTATCGCCGGACTATTTAATGTAATTCCGTATATCGGTCCGTTTATTACTTTATTGCTAGCCTTGTTTTTAGGTGTGAGTGGTTGTATTGAAGCGGGACAATACGATTTAATTCAATCCACCATCACTAAAATTATTATCGCGTTATTAAGTATTAATATTATTGATGCGGTGTTTCTACAACCTTATATTTTTTCCAATACGGTTAAAGCGCATCCGTTAGAAATATTTTTAGTGATTTTAATGGCCGGAACCTTAGCCGGAATAGGAGGAATGGTAGTAGCGATTCCGGTTTATACATTAATTAGGATTGTCGCTAAAGAATTTTTAACGCAATTCAGATTTTTCAGAAAGATTACCGAGAAAATAGATTAA
- a CDS encoding DUF2752 domain-containing protein, with translation MLQWLENNLTSCFFKSHFGIDCPGCGMQRAFIALLKGNLSESIHYHPALIPFMLTVAIVLIQIKIKHPKGGLLALWLFIITSAITVINYTLKFI, from the coding sequence ATGCTACAATGGCTGGAAAATAATTTAACTTCTTGCTTTTTCAAAAGCCACTTCGGTATTGATTGTCCGGGTTGCGGCATGCAACGTGCTTTCATAGCCCTCTTAAAAGGAAATCTATCCGAATCTATACACTACCACCCCGCTCTTATCCCTTTTATGCTCACAGTAGCCATTGTTTTAATTCAGATTAAAATAAAACATCCTAAAGGCGGATTATTGGCACTTTGGCTCTTTATTATCACCTCGGCAATTACGGTGATTAATTATACACTAAAATTTATTTGA
- a CDS encoding polysaccharide biosynthesis C-terminal domain-containing protein, with amino-acid sequence MIKNILQTLFSKGFVAVINFLILILSAKYLGVNTRGEISLFVLNIANIQIINEIYTGYSLVYFVPKFNLKRIFINGIIWTFITTSLSNLAFFLMGKEIKGFEIDMYLLSLLIILNTFNMVNLLAREKVKTYNFLSVLQPLLLLLGILYFTIIKKDYTFKAYVWPLYISFSVAFIISFISVLKLVKLPDSKNEFNLKSILENGFFCQLAGWFHLLANRFSLYFFSTSALVGLYSAASSLIESVWIIATGISPIVLSKISNTGDTDFNRSITLTLAKASLLLSTLAVVVVYFLPNELFTYLLGKDFSPIKGVMLWIAPGILFISFSTIISHYFSGLGKLKFIAFCNFCGFAITLALAPFLIKLYGVKGAAFVANCSYGISSLALLIGFAINTKLKLREVFNFTKDIENIKKAF; translated from the coding sequence ATGATTAAAAACATCCTGCAAACTCTTTTTTCTAAGGGATTTGTAGCTGTCATAAATTTTTTAATCCTTATCCTTTCGGCTAAGTATCTGGGCGTTAATACCCGCGGAGAAATAAGCCTATTTGTATTAAACATTGCCAATATTCAAATCATTAACGAAATCTATACCGGATACTCCCTGGTTTATTTTGTTCCTAAGTTCAACCTCAAACGAATATTTATAAATGGCATCATCTGGACTTTCATCACCACCAGTTTGTCCAATTTGGCTTTCTTTTTAATGGGTAAGGAAATTAAGGGATTCGAAATTGATATGTATCTCCTTTCGTTATTAATCATTTTAAACACATTTAATATGGTCAACCTTTTAGCTCGTGAAAAGGTGAAAACTTATAATTTTCTAAGTGTACTGCAGCCTTTACTTTTATTACTAGGCATACTTTACTTCACCATCATAAAAAAAGATTACACATTTAAAGCTTACGTTTGGCCTTTATATATTTCTTTCTCCGTAGCCTTTATCATCTCCTTTATTTCGGTACTTAAACTGGTGAAACTTCCCGACTCCAAAAACGAATTTAATTTGAAATCCATCCTTGAAAACGGTTTTTTCTGTCAGTTAGCCGGCTGGTTTCATTTATTGGCGAACCGATTTAGTTTATATTTTTTTAGCACAAGCGCGCTGGTTGGTTTATATTCGGCAGCTTCCTCATTAATCGAATCGGTTTGGATTATTGCCACAGGAATTTCTCCCATTGTGTTATCTAAAATTTCCAATACAGGTGACACTGATTTTAACCGCAGCATTACTTTAACACTCGCTAAGGCCAGTTTGCTTTTAAGTACCTTGGCTGTTGTAGTTGTTTATTTTCTGCCCAATGAATTATTTACCTATCTCTTGGGAAAAGATTTTAGTCCGATTAAAGGCGTCATGCTCTGGATAGCTCCCGGTATCTTGTTTATTAGTTTCTCAACCATCATTAGTCATTATTTTAGCGGACTTGGTAAACTAAAGTTCATTGCTTTTTGTAATTTCTGTGGCTTTGCCATTACCTTGGCTTTGGCTCCTTTTTTAATTAAACTATATGGTGTGAAAGGGGCTGCTTTTGTTGCCAATTGCAGTTATGGCATTTCGTCGCTGGCACTTTTGATAGGATTTGCCATAAATACAAAATTGAAGTTGAGGGAAGTTTTCAATTTCACAAAAGATATTGAAAACATTAAAAAGGCTTTTTAA
- a CDS encoding DUF2461 domain-containing protein → MLDKSLQFLKKLKSNNNRDWFEAHKEDFNEAKLEFEEFVQKLIGIISKFDKSVSPDLKAKDCVFRIYKDVRFSKDKTPYKTNFGASINPGGKKSLQAGYYFHLQPGNVFIAGGNYMPPADMLQAIRQEIDYNGDKLEKIIKSKAYTAYFNGLDQEDKLKTVPKGYDKEHKHIDLLKLKSFIAFTNVEDKKLNAKDVFTYLGNGYKAMLPLNQFLREAIDN, encoded by the coding sequence ATGCTTGATAAATCATTACAGTTTTTAAAAAAGTTAAAGAGCAATAATAACCGCGATTGGTTTGAAGCTCATAAGGAAGATTTTAATGAAGCAAAATTGGAATTTGAGGAGTTTGTACAAAAACTCATTGGCATAATTTCAAAATTTGATAAGTCTGTATCGCCTGACTTAAAAGCAAAGGATTGTGTGTTTAGAATTTATAAGGATGTACGTTTCAGTAAAGACAAAACACCCTACAAAACTAATTTCGGAGCGAGTATAAATCCCGGAGGAAAAAAATCTTTACAGGCGGGTTATTATTTTCATTTGCAACCGGGTAATGTTTTTATTGCCGGAGGAAATTACATGCCACCGGCCGATATGTTACAAGCGATTCGTCAGGAAATAGATTATAATGGGGATAAACTCGAAAAAATCATCAAGTCCAAAGCATATACGGCTTATTTCAACGGATTGGATCAGGAAGATAAATTAAAGACCGTTCCGAAGGGATATGATAAAGAACATAAACATATTGACCTCTTGAAATTAAAGAGCTTTATCGCTTTTACGAATGTGGAGGATAAGAAACTGAATGCAAAAGATGTGTTCACTTATTTAGGTAATGGTTATAAGGCGATGTTGCCTCTCAATCAGTTCTTACGCGAGGCTATCGACAATTAG
- a CDS encoding GIY-YIG nuclease family protein, translated as MFYVYILFSESHGRYYIGQTNDLTNRLYRHNSGMEKSTSPFIPWRMIGSIEKGTRSEAMILEKKLKNLNTEDLKKFILKHIVGREA; from the coding sequence ATGTTTTACGTTTATATACTCTTTTCGGAAAGCCATGGAAGATACTACATTGGTCAAACCAATGATCTCACAAACAGACTTTATCGTCATAATTCAGGCATGGAAAAATCCACTTCACCTTTTATTCCTTGGAGAATGATTGGAAGTATTGAAAAAGGAACACGCTCTGAAGCTATGATACTTGAAAAGAAGCTTAAGAACCTAAATACAGAAGATTTGAAAAAGTTTATTTTGAAACATATCGTGGGTCGCGAGGCATAG
- a CDS encoding NAD(P)H-dependent oxidoreductase, whose product MKKITIICGTNRRNSYTEKVGNYYHNLLQSKGVDVKVLSLKELENVITISDYFNKENPKLQALISEYITPSQGFVFVIPEYNGSYPGIMKLFLDTVHPSHWDNKFACVTGVAGGRAGNLRGMDHLTGVLNYLKMYVYHNKLPISQIDKIFAGGTPNNEETKAVINRQIDGFLKMF is encoded by the coding sequence ATGAAGAAAATCACCATAATTTGCGGCACAAACCGAAGGAATTCTTATACCGAGAAAGTTGGAAATTACTATCACAACTTGTTGCAATCAAAAGGAGTTGATGTTAAGGTGCTTTCGCTTAAGGAATTAGAAAATGTAATCACCATTTCAGATTATTTTAACAAAGAAAATCCTAAGCTTCAAGCACTGATTAGCGAGTATATTACACCTTCACAGGGATTTGTATTTGTGATTCCGGAGTATAATGGAAGTTATCCGGGTATCATGAAGTTGTTTTTGGATACAGTTCACCCTTCACATTGGGATAATAAATTTGCGTGTGTTACCGGTGTTGCCGGAGGAAGAGCAGGAAATTTACGGGGAATGGATCATTTAACGGGTGTACTCAATTACCTGAAAATGTATGTTTATCACAATAAATTACCAATTTCTCAAATAGATAAAATATTTGCGGGAGGAACTCCGAATAATGAGGAGACTAAAGCAGTGATTAACCGTCAAATCGACGGATTTTTAAAAATGTTTTAA
- a CDS encoding GWxTD domain-containing protein, with amino-acid sequence MFLLAFCCSTPKQSYQSKENIYQKSNQSLNARFLVYHLNDSVSELIFNIPNENLVYKRPDTTLAFYASCRVKYALYSDNGNKTVADSGSLVFFDRQGTDVFAKDISGSLFMKAKQGNLTCEVAVYDLNKRSKSAYSVRIEKENVYSRQNFLVRKNNGNVLFSYYVNPGDTLVLQSQRNKSVNLVVDYFQRDFALPLPPFTAGQREVFQYKPDSFYTISRTQNDFKLVVPPQGFIHLITEPESKTGISIFASDPVFPGIKNADDMIKCTRYIMAKKEFEDCANAANKKNAIDEFWLELGGSQERAKTLLKRYYARVTEANKLFTSYLPGWKTDRGMIYIVFGAPNNMYKFNGGETWVYGEETQSYAVRFHFKKIINPFSDNDYVMERNEYYKEAWYRAVDYWRQGHIYIDN; translated from the coding sequence GTGTTTCTGCTGGCATTTTGCTGTAGTACACCAAAACAATCTTATCAGAGTAAAGAAAACATTTACCAGAAGAGCAATCAATCTTTAAACGCACGTTTTTTAGTTTATCATCTCAACGACTCTGTCAGCGAATTGATTTTTAACATCCCAAATGAGAATCTTGTATACAAACGTCCGGACACTACTTTAGCATTTTACGCCTCTTGTCGTGTAAAATACGCTCTGTACTCCGATAATGGCAATAAAACCGTTGCCGATAGTGGAAGTCTTGTGTTTTTCGACCGACAAGGCACTGATGTTTTTGCCAAAGACATTAGCGGCAGCTTATTCATGAAAGCAAAACAAGGAAATCTGACTTGTGAAGTTGCTGTGTATGATTTGAACAAACGCTCAAAAAGCGCTTATTCCGTACGAATAGAGAAGGAAAATGTTTATTCCCGTCAGAATTTTTTGGTTAGAAAAAATAATGGCAATGTATTGTTCAGTTATTATGTTAATCCCGGTGATACACTTGTTTTGCAAAGCCAACGCAATAAGAGCGTGAATCTTGTTGTTGATTATTTTCAGCGCGATTTTGCTTTGCCATTACCTCCGTTTACGGCAGGGCAAAGAGAAGTTTTCCAATATAAACCGGATAGTTTTTATACCATAAGCCGCACCCAGAACGATTTTAAATTAGTTGTGCCACCACAAGGTTTTATTCATTTAATCACAGAACCGGAAAGTAAAACCGGCATTAGCATTTTTGCTTCGGATCCTGTTTTTCCGGGAATAAAAAACGCCGATGACATGATAAAATGTACACGCTATATCATGGCCAAAAAAGAATTTGAAGATTGTGCAAACGCCGCGAACAAGAAAAACGCGATTGATGAATTTTGGCTCGAATTGGGCGGCAGTCAGGAAAGAGCGAAAACACTGCTTAAACGCTATTACGCCCGCGTTACAGAAGCAAATAAACTTTTTACTTCGTATTTGCCGGGATGGAAAACCGATCGCGGCATGATTTATATTGTATTTGGAGCACCCAACAATATGTACAAATTTAATGGTGGCGAAACCTGGGTTTACGGGGAAGAAACTCAAAGTTATGCCGTACGATTTCATTTCAAAAAAATAATTAATCCCTTTAGCGACAACGATTATGTGATGGAGCGAAACGAATATTATAAAGAAGCCTGGTATCGAGCTGTTGACTATTGGCGACAAGGTCACATTTACATTGATAACTAG